The Nostoc sp. PCC 7524 nucleotide sequence TTAGCATGATGCAGCATTTCTTCTAGGGTAATGGGCAGGGTTGTTTGATAACCCAACACTACTGCCATCGAGTCCCCAACTAGGATTAAGTCTACACCAGCCGCGTCGAGAATGTGAGCGATCGCATAATCCCATGCGGTCAACGCCACAATTGCACGTCCCTGTTGTTTCCATTGAATTAATTGTTGGGTAGTGACTGCCATTTTTAAATCGGGAGTAGGGAGTAGGGAGTAGGGAGTAGGGAGTAGGGAGTAGGGAGTAGGGGAGCGGAGGGAAAAAATCCCATACCCAGTCCCCAGTCCCCACTCCCCAGTCCCCAGCCCCTCACTTCACAGCACGACTGAAAGCCAGATGAGGTTTTGCACTGTTCATTTTGGGCATTAACCAAGCCAGACCTTCAGTTGTTCCAACCCATAATTTATTAGCGATGTCGGGTACAAGTGTTAACACTCGACTTGAAGGCAGACCAGCAACTTCATCTAACACAGCGCCTGTGTTTGGATTTAATCGTAACAAACCATTGTGAGTCCCTACCCAAACACTACCATCTTTAGAAAAACTGACGGCTGTAACATTCTTGCCGCGTAAACGAGCCACAGACCGCAACACTACTCCAGTTTTAGGGTTAATCACCAATAAATTATTCGGCATTCCTGCCCAAATTAACCCTTCTGGACTAATAGCTAAAGTCTGTACGGTTGTACCCGGTAAATCATTGATACGCTTCATAATCAAGGCGCTGGCGGTATTAACTCGGACTATGCCATCTAAAGTCCCAACCCACAATTGACCTTCAGCATCTAAAGTCATGGTGTTGGCACTGACACCAGGCAAATTTTTGATTGTGGTCATAATTAAGCCTTGGTCGGGACTAATTAAAGCTAAACCACTATCAGTCCCAGCCCACAAATAACCGCGCTTGTCAACAAGTAATGACAATACCCGTTTAGAAGGTAAAAATAAATTTTGTGCTGAAATTTCATTAGTACGGGGTTCTACTCGTATCAGCCCTTCATAACTTCCCACCCATAAACGTCCTACTTTATCTTGGGCTAAAGCTCCAATAGCCGTATTGGGCAGACTAACACGCGCCAAAATCTTACCTGTTTTGGGGTCAATCCGCGATAATCCTCGCCAAGAACCTACCCAGAGATTACCCGCAAAATCTCCCAGCAAGTTACTAACACGATAATCAGTTTCTACGGAACGCTCTTGCAACCCCCGTTCATTAGGTAAGGGGTCTACTCGTGGCGGCGGTGCAGACGCAGGATAGGAAGGAGCTAATTCCGATGGTTTAATCTCAGGGGTTATTGGCGATGGTGCATTATTGTCAGAGTTTTGGGCTTTAACTGCCATGCTCGGCACCACTATCAACCCCAACAATATAGAAGTCATCAGTAAATTAGTACGTTTGCGAAGTAATACCACGGCGAAATTTCCTTTGGAGACACTATCTAAAGCCATTACCTAAACTGGCTAACGGTTAGTCTCAGTTTTCCCGCAGTTAGTAGTTTTTAAACAGTCAAGAGGCAGAAGACAGGGGAGATATAGTAATGTACGTTTTCCCCAGCCCCCAATCCCCATTACAATTAGAGTTACTTTTTGTAAATAAAATTTAACAAAATGTTTAAAAGTTTATTTAATAACAAATTCAAATAGATAAGTTAAAAACTTTCAAAGTTTAACTTATGCCATTTCTTGATATATTGTGAGACAAGCTACAAATTTATGTGGTGTGCAACTTTTGATCTTGCGCTGATCACTCTACTAAGTATTCCGTCAAGCCAACTCTCTCCTGTTGACTATTTCTTGACAATCAGGAAGTCATCAGGAAAGTATGGGCGGGAACTTGTGAAAACAGACCCACTTACCTAATAACACTAGGAATATGGGATATATTCACACTTTCGTCCTAGCGCGAAGGTAGCTATGGGATACAGCAATTTAGTGGAGTGAGAAAAACAGATAAAAGAGAATTTTTAAAGATGGCATGGGGGATCAAGCCAAAGCGTTCAGTTATGCAACCCTAGATGGGAAAGACACTGGTGAAGAGGTTTAAAACTTAAATCAAGTGCCAGTAGCAGAAAATCGCCACCCTCTACCAAAGAAAACCTCTAAAAAAAATTATTCCTGTTTTTCTCCTTGCTGATGGAGAGATAGCGAGTTTGTGAGAAAAATTTGCACAGAACGTGATTTGATAAGTAAAAAGAGTGACATCTTGGAAGGATAGATATGTCTTACGCTCAAACGAAGACTCAGTCAAAAGCTGGGTATCAAGCCGGGGTTAAAGATTACAGACTAACTTATTACACACCAGATTACACACCTAAAGATACAGATATTCTGGCGGCATTCCGTGTTACACCTCAGCCCGGAGTTCCTCCTGAAGAAGCAGGTGCGGCTGTAGCGGCTGAGTCTTCCACTGGTACTTGGACAACTGTGTGGACCGACTTGTTGACCGATCTAGATCGCTACAAAGGTCGTTGCTACGACATCGAACCAGTTCCCGGCGAAGACAACCAATTTATTGCCTACATTGCCTATCCTCTGGATCTGTTTGAAGAAGGTTCTGTAACCAATATGTTTACCTCCATCGTAGGTAACGTATTCGGTTTTAAAGCATTGCGGGCGTTACGTCTAGAAGACTTACGCATTCCCGTTGCTTACCTGAAGACCTTCCAAGGTCCTCCCCACGGTATTCAAGTTGAGCGTGACAAATTAAACAAATACGGTCGTCCTTTGTTGGGTTGTACCATTAAACCCAAATTAGGTTTGTCTGCTAAAAACTACGGTCGTGCAGTATACGAATGTTTGCGCGGTGGTTTGGACTTCACCAAAGACGACGAAAACATTAACTCCGCACCTTTCCAACGTTGGCGCGATCGCTTCTTGTTCGTAGCTGATGCTATCCACAAATCTCAAGCAGAAACCGGCGAAATCAAAGGTCACTACCTAAACGTCACCGCTCCTACCTGCGAAGAAATGTTGAAGCGGGCTGAGTACGCTAAAGAACTCGGTATGCCCATCATCATGCACGACTACCTAACCGCAGGTTTCACCGCTAACACCACCTTGGCTCGTTGGTGTCGTGACAACGGTTTGTTACTGCACATCCACCGCGCGATGCACGCTGTAATCGACCGTCAAAAGAACCACGGTATCCACTTCCGTGTATTGGCTAAAGCACTACGTATGTCTGGTGGTGATCACATCCACACCGGTACAGTTGTAGGTAAATTGGAAGGCGATCGCGCCATCACAATGGGCTTCGTCGATTTGTTGCGTGAAAACTACGTTGAGCAAGACAAGTCTCGCGGTATCTACTTCACCCAAGACTGGGCTTCCATGCCTGGTGTAATGGCAGTTGCTTCCGGTGGTATCCACGTATGGCATATGCCCGCACTGGTAGAAATCTTCGGTGACGACTCCGTACTGCAATTCGGTGGTGGTACACTCGGACACCCCTGGGGTAACGCTCCTGGTGCAACCGCTAACCGTGTGGCTCTGGAAGCTTGTATCCAAGCTCGTAACGAAGGCCGTAACTTGGCTCGTGAAGGTAACGACGTTATCCGTGAAGCTGCTAAGTGGTCTCCTGAATTGGCTGCTGCTTGCGAACTGTGGAAAGAAATCAAGTTCGAGTTTGAGGCAATGGATACCGTCTGATCATCAAGTAAAAGGTAAAAAGTTAAAAGGTAAGCCACTGCGGTGGTTAGGCAGTGCAATATTGGGGTTTTCCCCATGAGCAACTGCCGAAAGGTTTGCTCTGCATCAGCAAGTGGTAAACCCAAAGGGTAAAAGAAAATTTTCAATCCTTCTTTTTACTTTTTACTTTTGACTTTTTACTTTAACTTGGGCTGGGTCAAGCATGGATCTCAAGCAAATTGCGAAAGACACAGCCAAAACTCTCCAAAGCTACCTGACTTATCAGGCACTAAGGACAGTTTTGGCACAGCTGAGCGAAACGAATCCTCCGTTAGCACATTGGCTGCAAAACTTTTCCGCAGGTAAAATCCAGGACGGAGAAGCTTACCTTGATCAACTTTTTCGGGAAAAGCCGGATTTAGCACTGCGGATTATGACTGTCAGAGAACACATTGCAGAGGAAGTAACAGAGTTCTTACCTGAAATGGTTCTGAGTGGCATTCAAAAAGCCAACATGGAACAACGTCGCCAGCACTTAGAACGCATGACACAGCTGAGTTTATCTCATCCCAGTCCTGAATCAGAACAGCAAAAAATTTCCGATCCTGATTGGGATAACTTATCCAGTTAGGCCAGCCATACGCACCAATTTCCAAGTAGTTAAAAAATAGCAATCCATTAACATCAGCTATGCAAACTTTACCAAAAGAGCGTCGTTACGAAACCCTGTCTTACCTGCCTCCCCTCAGCGACGCGCAAATTGCCAAGCAAGTCCAATACATTCTCAATCAAGGGTACATTCCTGCGATCGAATTCAACGAAACCTCTGAACCCACCGAATTTTATTGGACAATGTGGAAGCTACCTTTGTTTGGTGCTAAATCCACTCAAGAAGTTTTGGGTGAAGTTCAAGCTTGCCGTTCCCAGTACGGTAACTGCTACATCCGTGTTGTAGGTTTCGACAACATCAAACAGTGCCAAGTTCTCAGCTTTATCGTTCACAAACCCAGCAGATACTAAAAGCTGATTTGGTTTAAATAATTTCTCAAAGAGAGGTAGAAAACTCTACCTCTCTTTTTTCTTCGCTCAATAGTTACCTTGACTGCAAACCTACTCTTGGCTACTATCAATAGCAAACATATTTATTATAGTAAATGAATAATCATCAACTATCACTTTTTACTGATATTAATGTCCAGGAAACATCTTCATTTATAGATCATAAATTACAAAACTCTACATCCTATATCCATATTAAATATGATATTCCGGTTGAATTACCTAATGGAACATACATTTCTTTAGAAAGAGATACACCTTTAAAGGTTTATTCCCTAGGATTTCAGCCAGCAAAAACAATTCCTGAGATTCCATCTTGGTTTTTGCAAAAATATACATCTCCAGGCTCAGTGATTCTTGAACCATTTGCAGGTTCAGGAACTAGCCTGATTGAAGGATTGAAGTTCAAAAGAAATATTATTTGGTTAGATAATAACCCTCTGAGTCAACTAATTTGTCGAGTAAAGACAACTCGTTTACCACTAATTGATATTTTGGCAGAATCGCACAAAATAGTTGCTGATGAAAATACTGCCAACACTGTAATTAGTAGCATCAATTTTAGTAATAAAGATTTTTGGTTTCAAGAAGAAGTACAAGCAGGTTTAGAAATTATTAAAAGTAGAATCTATTTATCAAAACTAGCTTACCAACCAGTTTTATTACTAGCTTTTGCATCGACTGTCAGAAAATGTTCCAACATGAATGATGGCATGATATTAGCTGCACGGCGTTCAAGTGTTAAAGAAGTACCTCAAAGAAGTCGTGCAGATGTTTTTAAATATTTTCAACTTTATGTTGACAAAATTATAGAGGCTCTTGCGGAATGGTATCAGTTTACATGGGATGATACTGATGTTAGGGAAGTTGCCTCACAAGATGCACGAAATTTAGAAGGAGATTGGTTATGTGATGCTGTAGTTACATCTCCTCCTTACATTAATGCAATTGATTATATTTGGGCTAGTAAATTTGAGTTGCATTGGTTAGATTTTGTCAAAAGTGATCAGGAAAGGTTGAATTTATATTCAAAAGAAATCGGTACAGAAAGAATTGCTAGTTCCGAGTATAGACAACTTGGCACAACTGGACATCATGCTCTTGATCACTTAATTGCCGAGATATTTCATGGTAACAAATATCAAGCTAGTAAAGGACAAAATCAACTAAGAGCAAGAGTTGTATATAAGTATTTTATAGATATGCAAGAACATTTCTCTGCTTGTTTTAATAAATTAAAACCAGGGGGTTATTATTGCTTTACTATTGGTGATGTTAGTAAAATTTGTGGTGTTGATATTCCAGTAGCTAACTTATTAGTGGATTTTGCTACTAATATTGGATTTCAAGAGGTTTTTCGATTTCATCTATTGTTAAAAAATAGAAAATTGAACATTCCTAGAAATGTTAATTGGGCAGGAACTATTAAGCATGATACAACAGTAGTTCTGCAAAAGATGCACTAAGTGTTGCTGCGAACAGCGTATTTCCCCGCGTTACTTTCTAAGAAAAATTTAATATCAAATCCAGAAATTTGTTGTATGAAATCAAGGCTTGCTGTTCCTGTTAAAATATTCCACCTACCAGATATGCAGGCTTGAATTGCCGCAGGTAAATTATCATTCCTTAATATCAGTAATGTTGGTATATAGCCTCTATTACTTAGTAAATTACCATAATATCTAAATTTTTTTAGTGTTCCTGAATCGCCAGAACCGATACGATATTTAGTATCAATAGCATATTGTCCAACTATTAAATCGCATGGCTCATCATTATCAATTTTTAAAGCAGGTTGAAAATTATCACAGGTATACTGACATATTCTAGTAACAATTAACTGCCAACACATCCCTAGCTCGCGTCCCCAATACTGGCGATTTTCGCGTTTCATATCTGGGGTAAGAGAAAACACATTCATTAAAATATCGTAGTCTTCATTTTCATCGACATAAACCTTATTAATAAATGAGTTTTGGTATTGAGATAATATTGTTGCTAGTGTTGTTTGTAAATCTTTGTCCATTATTCCTGAATATTTTCTCCTGATGAGTTGAGACAATACACTAATTGCCAGAGTCATATATGTACACAAAAACCAGACTTTGTTTTGTTGGAGAATCGTTTGTTAATGGTACAGGTGATCCAGAGTGCCTTGGTTGGACAGGTAGAATATGTGTAAATGCCAATAGAAAAGGTTATGATATCACGTACTATAATTTAGGTGTAAGAAGAGAAACGAGTACAGAACTGAGACATCGCTGGCTGAGAGAAGTTTCTTATCGTCTACCACCAGAGTATGACGGTAGAGTTGTATTTTCTTTCGGTGTAAACGACACGACTATAGAGAATGGTAAAACTCGTGTTGCAATTACAGAATCAATTGAAAATATTCAGATGATTTTGAGTGAGACAAAACAGTTATATCCTGTTTTAATGGTTAGTCCTCCGCCATGTGGAGATAGAGAACAGAATCAAAGAATTGCTAATTTATCTCAAGAGTTTGCAAAAGTTTGTCACGAATTAAATGTCCCTTATCTCAACGTTTTTTCGATATTAGAAAAGTCAACTGTTTGGCTAGAAGAAGCAATAAATAATGATGGCGCTCATCCCAAAGCCGCAGGTTATACAGAATTTGCCCAACTTGTTGATAATTGGGATGCTTGGGTGAATTGGTTTAGATAAGAATTGCCTATACTAGATGCAGCAACACTCCTGTGAGGAATCTGCCAATGACATCATCGGTAGAACACAACATTAATCAAAGCGCCAAAATTCCATCGTTAGAAAGTGGTGACAGATTCACTCGCCACGAATTTGAGCGTTGATATGCAGCAATGCCACACCTCAAGAAAGCCGAGTTATGAATCAATTCAAAATTCAAAATACCCTACGGGTAGGCTTAAGCCATCGTAAGAGAAGCAAGCTACAAAATTCAAAATAAAACAATCAGCCATAATTTCATAAAAATTATTCAGATTTAATGGTGAAAAATATGACCCAAATTACTTTATCTGAAGCATCTCAACACTTACCAGACTTGATCGAAGCTGCACTAGGTGGCGAAGAAATTATCATTATGAAAGATAATCAGCCTGTTGTAAAATTAACTCCTGTAGAGCCAGTTAAACGTCAGCGTCAACCAGGAAGTGCTAAAGGCTTAATTACAATAGCTGATGACTTTGACGCACCTTTAGAAGATTTTCAGGAATATATGTGATGATATTGCTGATGGATACACATACTTTTATTTGGTATGTAACATATGATTCAAAATTAAGTAATCCAGTAACAAAATTAATTAATGATGAGAATAACCAGATTTTTTTGAGTATAGCTAGCATATGGGAAATGGGTATTAAGCAGAGTTTAGGTAAGTTGAGATTTAATCTACCACTGGAGATGTTTATCACACAGCAACTCAACAATAATGACTTTAATGTACTAGATATCAAAATTAGTCATATTAGTGTTATTTCTCAACTACCTCTACACCATCGTGACCCTTTTGACAGAATGTTGATTGCACAAGCTATAGCAGAAAATCTACCTATT carries:
- a CDS encoding ligand-binding sensor domain-containing protein — its product is MALDSVSKGNFAVVLLRKRTNLLMTSILLGLIVVPSMAVKAQNSDNNAPSPITPEIKPSELAPSYPASAPPPRVDPLPNERGLQERSVETDYRVSNLLGDFAGNLWVGSWRGLSRIDPKTGKILARVSLPNTAIGALAQDKVGRLWVGSYEGLIRVEPRTNEISAQNLFLPSKRVLSLLVDKRGYLWAGTDSGLALISPDQGLIMTTIKNLPGVSANTMTLDAEGQLWVGTLDGIVRVNTASALIMKRINDLPGTTVQTLAISPEGLIWAGMPNNLLVINPKTGVVLRSVARLRGKNVTAVSFSKDGSVWVGTHNGLLRLNPNTGAVLDEVAGLPSSRVLTLVPDIANKLWVGTTEGLAWLMPKMNSAKPHLAFSRAVK
- a CDS encoding form I ribulose bisphosphate carboxylase large subunit, which encodes MSYAQTKTQSKAGYQAGVKDYRLTYYTPDYTPKDTDILAAFRVTPQPGVPPEEAGAAVAAESSTGTWTTVWTDLLTDLDRYKGRCYDIEPVPGEDNQFIAYIAYPLDLFEEGSVTNMFTSIVGNVFGFKALRALRLEDLRIPVAYLKTFQGPPHGIQVERDKLNKYGRPLLGCTIKPKLGLSAKNYGRAVYECLRGGLDFTKDDENINSAPFQRWRDRFLFVADAIHKSQAETGEIKGHYLNVTAPTCEEMLKRAEYAKELGMPIIMHDYLTAGFTANTTLARWCRDNGLLLHIHRAMHAVIDRQKNHGIHFRVLAKALRMSGGDHIHTGTVVGKLEGDRAITMGFVDLLRENYVEQDKSRGIYFTQDWASMPGVMAVASGGIHVWHMPALVEIFGDDSVLQFGGGTLGHPWGNAPGATANRVALEACIQARNEGRNLAREGNDVIREAAKWSPELAAACELWKEIKFEFEAMDTV
- the rcbX gene encoding RuBisCO chaperone RbcX, encoding MDLKQIAKDTAKTLQSYLTYQALRTVLAQLSETNPPLAHWLQNFSAGKIQDGEAYLDQLFREKPDLALRIMTVREHIAEEVTEFLPEMVLSGIQKANMEQRRQHLERMTQLSLSHPSPESEQQKISDPDWDNLSS
- a CDS encoding ribulose bisphosphate carboxylase small subunit produces the protein MQTLPKERRYETLSYLPPLSDAQIAKQVQYILNQGYIPAIEFNETSEPTEFYWTMWKLPLFGAKSTQEVLGEVQACRSQYGNCYIRVVGFDNIKQCQVLSFIVHKPSRY
- a CDS encoding restriction endonuclease, which gives rise to MTLAISVLSQLIRRKYSGIMDKDLQTTLATILSQYQNSFINKVYVDENEDYDILMNVFSLTPDMKRENRQYWGRELGMCWQLIVTRICQYTCDNFQPALKIDNDEPCDLIVGQYAIDTKYRIGSGDSGTLKKFRYYGNLLSNRGYIPTLLILRNDNLPAAIQACISGRWNILTGTASLDFIQQISGFDIKFFLESNAGKYAVRSNT
- a CDS encoding GDSL-type esterase/lipase family protein, with translation MYTKTRLCFVGESFVNGTGDPECLGWTGRICVNANRKGYDITYYNLGVRRETSTELRHRWLREVSYRLPPEYDGRVVFSFGVNDTTIENGKTRVAITESIENIQMILSETKQLYPVLMVSPPPCGDREQNQRIANLSQEFAKVCHELNVPYLNVFSILEKSTVWLEEAINNDGAHPKAAGYTEFAQLVDNWDAWVNWFR
- a CDS encoding type II toxin-antitoxin system Phd/YefM family antitoxin; the encoded protein is MTQITLSEASQHLPDLIEAALGGEEIIIMKDNQPVVKLTPVEPVKRQRQPGSAKGLITIADDFDAPLEDFQEYM
- a CDS encoding type II toxin-antitoxin system VapC family toxin, with amino-acid sequence MDTHTFIWYVTYDSKLSNPVTKLINDENNQIFLSIASIWEMGIKQSLGKLRFNLPLEMFITQQLNNNDFNVLDIKISHISVISQLPLHHRDPFDRMLIAQAIAENLPILSADTIFDAYPIQRLW